Proteins encoded together in one Balaenoptera musculus isolate JJ_BM4_2016_0621 chromosome 6, mBalMus1.pri.v3, whole genome shotgun sequence window:
- the UBAC1 gene encoding ubiquitin-associated domain-containing protein 1, with amino-acid sequence MFVQEEKIFAGKVLRLHVCVSDGAEWLEEATEDTSVEKLKERCLKHCAHGSLEDPKSVTHHKLIHAASERVLSDTKTLLEENVQDEDVLLLIRKRVPAPLPKMADVSAEGKKKQEQKAPDRDAIFRATANLPSYNMDRAVVQTNMRDFQTELRKILVTLIEVAQKLLALNPDAVELFKKANAMLDEDEDDRMDEAALRQLTEMGFPESRAVKALRLNHMSVPQAMEWLIEHAEDPAIDTPLPGPALQGEAGAEAAPAAAAGTSAEDEEARDELTEIFKKIRRKREFRADARAVVSLMEMGFDEKEVMDALRVSSNQQSAACEWLLGDRRPSPEELDKGIDPDSPLFQAILDNPVVQLGLTNPKILLAFEDMLENPLNSTQWMNDPETGPVVLQISRIFQTLNRT; translated from the exons ATGTTCGTGCAGGAGGAGAAGATCTTCGCGGGCAAGGTGCTGCGGCTGCACGTCTGCGTGTCCGACGGCGCCGAGTGGCTGGAGGAGGCGACCGAGGACACCTCGGTGGAGAAGCTCAAGGAGCGCTGCCTCAAGCAC TGCGCTCATGGGAGCTTAGAAGACCCCAAGAGTGTGACCCATCACAAATTAATACACGCCGCTTCGGAGAGGGTGCTGAGTGACACCAAGACACTCCTGGAGGAGAACGTCCAGGACGAAG ATGTCTTATTGCTGATCAGAAAGCGTGTTCCAGCCCCGCTCCCCAAGATGGCTGACGTCTCAGCAGAAGGAAAG AAAAAACAAGAGCAGAAAGCCCCGGATAGAGATGCTATCTTCCGAGCCACCGCCAACCTGCCCTCCTACAACATGGACCGGGCCGTGGTGCAGACCAACATGAGAGAC TTCCAGACGGAGCTCCGGAAAATCTTGGTGACTCTCATCGAGGTGGCACAGAAGTTGCTGGCGCTGAACCCGGACGCGGTGGAATTATTTAAGAAGGCAAACG CCATGCTGGACGAGGATGAGGACGACCGCATGGACGAGGCGGCCCTGCGGCAGCTCACGGAGATGGGCTTTCCCGAGAGCAGAGCCGTGAAGGCCCTGCGGCTGAACCA CATGTCGGTGCCCCAGGCCATGGAGTGGCTAATCGAGCACGCGGAAGACCCCGCCATAGACACGCCGCTTCCAGGCCCGGCCTTGCAGGGAGAGGCGGGCGCCGAGGCCGCCCCCGCCGCTGCCGCCGGGACCAGCGCGGAGGACGAGGAGGCCAGAGACGAGCTGACGGAGATCTTCAAGAAGATCCGGAGGAAAAGGGAGTTCCGCGCAGACGCCCGG GCCGTCGTTTCCCTGATGGAGATGGGATTCGATGAAAAGGAGGTGATGGACGCCCTCAGAGTGAGCAGCAACCAGCAGAGCGCTGCC TGCGAGTGGCTGCTGGGAGACCGCAGGCCCTCTCCTGAGGAGCTGGACAAGGGCATCGATCCCGACAGCCCTCTGTTTCAGGCCATCCTGGACAACCCCGTGGTGCAGCTGGGCCTGACCAACCCTAAAATCTTACTAG CCTTTGAAGACATGCTCGAGAACCCGCTGAACAGCACCCAGTGGATGAACGACCCCGAGACGGGCCCGGTCGTGCTGCAGATCTCCCGCATTTTCCAGACCCTGAACCGCACGTAG